In Hemicordylus capensis ecotype Gifberg chromosome 3, rHemCap1.1.pri, whole genome shotgun sequence, one DNA window encodes the following:
- the BCHE gene encoding cholinesterase isoform X2, translating to MMCTNGACSHKGILMRFLLLFMCVQKVCTEEDTIIATKNGIVEGVNLPVLGGTVTAFLGIPYGKPPIGRLRFQKPEPREKWMGVWDATKYANSCYQNIDNTFPGFAGSEMWNPNTNLSEDCLYLNIWVPSPKPKNASVMVWIYGGGFQTGTSSLPVYDGKFLARVERVIVVSMNYRLGALGFLALPGNVEAPGNAGLFDQRLALQWVQDNIEVFGGNSKSVTLFGESAGAGSVSYHLLSPKSYPLFTRAVMQSGSGNAPWGALAPSEAKRRTLALAELVHCTRSNETETIFCLRNKDPQDILEKEVSVLTYSALLELYFTPVVDGDFLVDMPGTLLKDGKFKQTQILMGVNRDEGTAFLVYGAPGFSKDNNSLINETNFRAGLKLSFPESSEVGLESISFHYSEWENEQNPFNYRNAMDDILGDYNFICPVVEFLKAFASAGNSAFLYFFEHRSSKLPWPEWMGVPHGYEIEFVFGLPLERRVNYTKAEETLSRSILRYWASFAKTGANALLEDQKKNILALLICL from the coding sequence ATGATGTGCACGAATGGAGCATGCAGCCACAAAGGCATCCTCATGAGGTTTCTTCTGCTCTTCATGTGTGTTCAGAAGGTATGCACTGAAGAAGACACTATCATTGCCACTAAGAATGGAATAGTAGAAGGGGTGAACTTGCCTGTACTTGGTGGAACTGTAACAGCCTTCCTAGGAATTCCTTATGGAAAGCCACCTATTGGTAGACTTCGGTTCCAAAAGCCAGAGCCTCGGGAAAAATGGATGGGGGTTTGGGATGCCACCAAGTATGCAAACTCTTGTTATCAGAACATAGACAACACTTTCCCTGGATTTGCAGGATCCGAGATGTGGAACCCCAACACAAACCTGAGTGAAGATTGCCTCTACCTCAACATATGGGTACCTTCTCCCAAGCCTAAGAATGCATCTGTGATGGTATGGATCTATGGAGGAGGCTTCCAGACTGGGACATCGTCATTGCCTGTCTATGATGGCAAATTTCTGGCCCGAGTTGAAAGAGTCATTGTGGTTTCAATGAACTATAGGTTAGGGGCGTTAGGATTCTTGGCCTTGCCAGGAAATGTGGAAGCCCCAGGAAATGCAGGCTTGTTTGATCAACGGCTGGCCCTTCAGTGGGTCCAGGACAACATAGAAGTCTTTGGTGGCAATTCTAAAAGTGTGACATTATTTGGAGAGAGTGCTGGAGCAGGGTCTGTCAGCTACCATCTTCTTTCTCCTAAAAGCTATCCTCTCTTCACTAGGGCAGTCATGCAAAGTGGTTCTGGAAATGCCCCTTGGGGCGCACTTGCACCCTCTGAAGCAAAGAGGAGAACACTGGCTCTAGCTGAACTCGTCCACTGCACCAGAAGCAATGAAACCGAAACCATTTTTTGTCTACGCAACAAAGATCCCCAAGATATACTTGAGAAAGAAGTGTCCGTCTTAACATACAGCGCTCTTTTAGAACTTTATTTCACTCCAGTtgttgatggggacttccttgtTGACATGCCAGGAACGTTGCTGAAGGATGGGAAATTTAAGCAAACACAGATCTTGATGGGTGTGAATAGAGATGAAGGGACAGCTTTTCTTGTGTATGGAGCACCTGGCTTCAGCAAAGATAACAACAGCCTCATCAATGAAACAAATTTCCGGGCAGGTTTGAAGCTCTCCTTTCCAGAATCAAGTGAAGTTGGGTTGGAGTCTATCAGTTTCCACTATTCAGAGTGGGAGAATGAGCAGAACCCTTTCAATTATCGCAATGCTATGGATGATATCCTTGGGGATTACAATTTCATTTGCCCTGTGGTAGAGTTCCTAAAAGCATTTGCCAGTGCTGGGAACAGTGCATTTCTATATTTCTTTGAGCACCGATCTTCAAAACTTCCTTGGCCGGAGTGGATGGGAGTCCCACATGGTTATGAAATAGAGTTTGTCTTTGGACTACCTCTAGAGAGAAGAGTGAATTATACCAAAGCAGAGGAAACACTGAGTAGGTCTATCCTAAGATATTGGGCAA
- the BCHE gene encoding cholinesterase isoform X3 produces the protein MMCTNGACSHKGILMRFLLLFMCVQKVCTEEDTIIATKNGIVEGVNLPVLGGTVTAFLGIPYGKPPIGRLRFQKPEPREKWMGVWDATKYANSCYQNIDNTFPGFAGSEMWNPNTNLSEDCLYLNIWVPSPKPKNASVMVWIYGGGFQTGTSSLPVYDGKFLARVERVIVVSMNYRLGALGFLALPGNVEAPGNAGLFDQRLALQWVQDNIEVFGGNSKSVTLFGESAGAGSVSYHLLSPKSYPLFTRAVMQSGSGNAPWGALAPSEAKRRTLALAELVHCTRSNETETIFCLRNKDPQDILEKEVSVLTYSALLELYFTPVVDGDFLVDMPGTLLKDGKFKQTQILMGVNRDEGTAFLVYGAPGFSKDNNSLINETNFRAGLKLSFPESSEVGLESISFHYSEWENEQNPFNYRNAMDDILGDYNFICPVVEFLKAFASAGNSAFLYFFEHRSSKLPWPEWMGVPHGYEIEFVFGLPLERRVNYTKAEETLSRSILRYWASFAKTGKH, from the coding sequence ATGATGTGCACGAATGGAGCATGCAGCCACAAAGGCATCCTCATGAGGTTTCTTCTGCTCTTCATGTGTGTTCAGAAGGTATGCACTGAAGAAGACACTATCATTGCCACTAAGAATGGAATAGTAGAAGGGGTGAACTTGCCTGTACTTGGTGGAACTGTAACAGCCTTCCTAGGAATTCCTTATGGAAAGCCACCTATTGGTAGACTTCGGTTCCAAAAGCCAGAGCCTCGGGAAAAATGGATGGGGGTTTGGGATGCCACCAAGTATGCAAACTCTTGTTATCAGAACATAGACAACACTTTCCCTGGATTTGCAGGATCCGAGATGTGGAACCCCAACACAAACCTGAGTGAAGATTGCCTCTACCTCAACATATGGGTACCTTCTCCCAAGCCTAAGAATGCATCTGTGATGGTATGGATCTATGGAGGAGGCTTCCAGACTGGGACATCGTCATTGCCTGTCTATGATGGCAAATTTCTGGCCCGAGTTGAAAGAGTCATTGTGGTTTCAATGAACTATAGGTTAGGGGCGTTAGGATTCTTGGCCTTGCCAGGAAATGTGGAAGCCCCAGGAAATGCAGGCTTGTTTGATCAACGGCTGGCCCTTCAGTGGGTCCAGGACAACATAGAAGTCTTTGGTGGCAATTCTAAAAGTGTGACATTATTTGGAGAGAGTGCTGGAGCAGGGTCTGTCAGCTACCATCTTCTTTCTCCTAAAAGCTATCCTCTCTTCACTAGGGCAGTCATGCAAAGTGGTTCTGGAAATGCCCCTTGGGGCGCACTTGCACCCTCTGAAGCAAAGAGGAGAACACTGGCTCTAGCTGAACTCGTCCACTGCACCAGAAGCAATGAAACCGAAACCATTTTTTGTCTACGCAACAAAGATCCCCAAGATATACTTGAGAAAGAAGTGTCCGTCTTAACATACAGCGCTCTTTTAGAACTTTATTTCACTCCAGTtgttgatggggacttccttgtTGACATGCCAGGAACGTTGCTGAAGGATGGGAAATTTAAGCAAACACAGATCTTGATGGGTGTGAATAGAGATGAAGGGACAGCTTTTCTTGTGTATGGAGCACCTGGCTTCAGCAAAGATAACAACAGCCTCATCAATGAAACAAATTTCCGGGCAGGTTTGAAGCTCTCCTTTCCAGAATCAAGTGAAGTTGGGTTGGAGTCTATCAGTTTCCACTATTCAGAGTGGGAGAATGAGCAGAACCCTTTCAATTATCGCAATGCTATGGATGATATCCTTGGGGATTACAATTTCATTTGCCCTGTGGTAGAGTTCCTAAAAGCATTTGCCAGTGCTGGGAACAGTGCATTTCTATATTTCTTTGAGCACCGATCTTCAAAACTTCCTTGGCCGGAGTGGATGGGAGTCCCACATGGTTATGAAATAGAGTTTGTCTTTGGACTACCTCTAGAGAGAAGAGTGAATTATACCAAAGCAGAGGAAACACTGAGTAGGTCTATCCTAAGATATTGGGCAA